In Bacteroidota bacterium, one genomic interval encodes:
- the asnB gene encoding asparagine synthase (glutamine-hydrolyzing), which produces MCGLVGYIKKQNGEIEPEILEQMASKIQYRGPDDEGIFINKRIGLYHKRLSIIDLVTGHQPMTFDNLTIVFNGEIYNYIELRNELIREGVTFTTTSDTEVILKMYKKYGLNAIDKLNGMFAFLLYDKPQNRLIAARDHFGIKPLYFYEDKENFLFASEIKALLAHPSVKREANYQAMHDYLTFQFVLGENTLFKNIIKVLPGHYLVINLDTMRYKSIQYWEPNFKIDHYHTEAYFIDELRRLIEDAVKIQLRSDVPLGTYLSGGMDSSLVSIIAAQNITNHLKTFTGAFNEGLEFNETRYAREVASLCKAEPFEVYPTEQEFIDLLPKLIYHLDEPVAGPGLFPQYIVSRLASEHVKVVLGGQGGDEIFGGYARYVIAYLEQAIKGAIYESNEEGEHIVSLQSILPNLPYLYKYVPMMRQFMESGAFYDMDRRYFNLIDRSDSCLGLYNDDFKATHNKEEVFSRFQTIFNHSDTLSYFNKMTHFDMFGSLPGLLQVEDRVSMAVSLESRVPLLDRRIVDLVSSMPPSMKFKGAEMKYIFKRTVSDILPKTILERKDKMGFPVPLHIWAKNEASHFFRDVLLSKTCKERGIFDCAKVEKLIDSEREFGRSLWGVLSLELWFKQFID; this is translated from the coding sequence ATGTGCGGACTAGTAGGTTATATAAAAAAGCAAAACGGGGAGATTGAGCCGGAAATTTTAGAACAGATGGCTTCTAAAATTCAATACCGCGGCCCTGATGATGAGGGGATATTCATTAATAAAAGAATTGGTCTTTATCACAAACGTTTATCAATCATTGACCTGGTGACCGGTCACCAGCCCATGACTTTTGATAACCTCACCATTGTGTTTAACGGTGAGATATATAATTACATCGAACTACGCAACGAATTAATCAGGGAAGGAGTTACCTTCACTACAACTTCTGATACGGAAGTCATTTTGAAGATGTATAAAAAATACGGCCTGAATGCCATAGACAAGTTAAATGGCATGTTTGCCTTCCTTCTCTATGACAAGCCCCAAAACAGGCTTATAGCTGCCCGTGATCATTTTGGGATCAAACCCTTATATTTTTACGAGGATAAGGAAAATTTTCTTTTTGCCTCTGAAATTAAAGCTTTGCTGGCACATCCATCTGTAAAACGGGAAGCCAATTATCAGGCCATGCACGATTACCTGACTTTTCAGTTTGTTCTTGGCGAAAATACTTTATTTAAAAATATCATTAAAGTATTGCCAGGCCACTATCTGGTCATCAACCTGGACACCATGAGGTATAAATCAATCCAATACTGGGAGCCTAATTTTAAAATCGATCATTATCATACCGAAGCTTATTTTATTGATGAACTGCGCAGGTTAATTGAAGATGCCGTCAAGATTCAACTGCGAAGCGATGTTCCCCTGGGGACATACTTAAGCGGAGGGATGGATTCCAGCCTTGTTTCCATAATTGCAGCCCAAAACATCACGAATCATCTGAAAACTTTCACAGGTGCTTTTAATGAAGGCCTGGAATTCAATGAAACACGATATGCGCGGGAAGTAGCCTCACTCTGTAAAGCCGAACCCTTTGAAGTTTATCCTACAGAGCAGGAATTTATTGATTTGTTGCCCAAGCTAATTTACCACCTTGATGAGCCGGTGGCCGGTCCGGGATTATTCCCTCAATATATTGTTTCACGCCTGGCTTCAGAACATGTAAAAGTAGTTTTGGGCGGCCAGGGAGGAGACGAGATATTCGGGGGCTATGCCCGATATGTAATTGCTTACCTGGAACAGGCCATAAAAGGTGCAATATATGAAAGCAATGAAGAAGGAGAACATATAGTTTCACTTCAATCTATTCTCCCGAATCTCCCTTATTTATACAAGTATGTGCCCATGATGCGCCAATTCATGGAATCAGGGGCTTTTTATGACATGGACAGAAGGTACTTCAACCTGATCGACCGCAGCGACAGCTGTCTGGGCCTGTATAACGACGACTTTAAAGCCACACATAACAAAGAAGAAGTATTTTCCCGTTTCCAAACCATTTTCAATCATTCCGACACCTTGTCTTACTTCAATAAGATGACTCATTTCGATATGTTTGGAAGCCTGCCGGGATTACTTCAGGTAGAAGACCGGGTAAGTATGGCCGTTTCCCTGGAATCGAGGGTGCCTCTTCTGGACCGCCGCATTGTTGACCTGGTTTCCAGTATGCCTCCTTCTATGAAATTTAAAGGGGCAGAAATGAAATATATATTTAAACGTACAGTATCCGATATTTTGCCCAAAACCATACTCGAACGCAAGGACAAAATGGGATTCCCTGTTCCCCTTCATATCTGGGCAAAAAATGAAGCCTCCCATTTTTTCAGAGATGTTCTGCTTTCAAAAACCTGCAAAGAAAGGGGAATTTTTGATTGTGCCAAAGTAGAAAAATTGATAGACTCTGAACGTGAATTTGGCCGGAGTTTATGGGGAGTACTTTCGCTAGAGCTTTGGTTTAAACAATTCATTGATTAA
- a CDS encoding nucleotide sugar dehydrogenase yields the protein MNSIHSAKVHDLWQIEKIGVIGPGIVGMPMAALLANARIKTGNNHPVKVVVVQRNSINSGWKVDAINHGQSVIGGIEPGLNKIVSETVAEGILSATHNIEDIHDADVILVAVQTDKKGFGPDYGPMFEALTGLAQALQKKPKNKKTLIIFESTLAPSSMTTVIKEHFAKYGLIEGKDILLGNSPNRVMPGRLVERVAQSDKLAGGLHPETSKMIYSLYSNVVTEAIVHKTNSLTAEIVKTLENAYRDVRIAFSTEIVRYCDKHNIDFYQVREKVNLLAGQNDSASFNPNAVPSGALLIPTIGVGGHCLPKDGILLWWRKIESGADTAHSLILNSRIINNASPAKAISLAEENFGDISGKKIALLGTAYRFNSEDTRNSPTLVLANQLLEKNCSIILHDPYVKSTDQNLLRFNMDQYFTRDMEKALREAEYAFVCTAHKVYAEGLDYILQSAPNLKGLFDGCNIYSKKDLEYKGIKHAGIGKGEISPSNAFIEFVYQCFRIVEKGLANEVLSMIEFLNKNYADGEFNKADFKEVQRLAGSCVTGCLIAEPGKIHHTKDYKGFMPKLVSCSFKS from the coding sequence ATGAACAGCATTCATAGCGCCAAAGTGCATGACTTGTGGCAAATTGAAAAGATCGGAGTTATCGGTCCGGGTATCGTTGGGATGCCTATGGCCGCCCTATTAGCCAATGCCAGAATAAAAACCGGCAACAATCACCCCGTTAAGGTTGTGGTGGTACAACGCAATTCCATAAATTCCGGATGGAAAGTCGATGCAATTAACCATGGACAGTCGGTGATCGGGGGCATAGAACCCGGCCTCAATAAAATTGTTTCAGAAACGGTTGCGGAAGGAATACTGAGCGCAACACATAATATAGAGGATATTCATGATGCCGACGTAATTCTGGTTGCTGTACAGACAGATAAAAAAGGCTTCGGCCCGGATTACGGGCCTATGTTCGAAGCTCTGACCGGCCTTGCCCAGGCTTTACAGAAAAAACCCAAAAATAAAAAAACGCTGATTATCTTTGAATCGACATTGGCCCCTTCTTCAATGACTACAGTGATTAAAGAACATTTTGCCAAATACGGGCTGATAGAAGGTAAGGATATACTGCTTGGGAATAGCCCCAACAGGGTCATGCCGGGGCGGTTGGTAGAAAGGGTGGCCCAATCGGATAAACTGGCCGGTGGCTTGCATCCGGAAACCTCTAAAATGATTTATTCCCTCTATTCCAATGTTGTCACTGAAGCAATTGTACACAAAACGAACAGTCTGACAGCCGAAATCGTAAAAACCCTTGAGAATGCCTATCGTGATGTCCGGATTGCTTTTTCCACCGAAATAGTAAGGTATTGCGACAAACATAACATTGATTTTTACCAGGTCAGAGAAAAAGTCAATTTGCTGGCCGGGCAAAACGACTCTGCAAGCTTCAATCCCAATGCCGTTCCCAGTGGGGCACTGCTGATTCCGACCATAGGTGTTGGCGGACATTGCCTGCCTAAAGACGGGATACTTCTGTGGTGGAGGAAAATAGAAAGTGGTGCAGATACAGCCCACAGCCTTATCCTTAATTCCAGAATAATAAACAATGCCTCTCCTGCAAAAGCCATCAGCCTGGCAGAGGAGAATTTCGGTGACATATCGGGTAAAAAGATTGCTCTATTGGGTACTGCCTACCGGTTCAACTCGGAGGATACCAGGAACTCCCCGACCCTTGTTCTTGCAAATCAGTTGTTGGAGAAGAACTGTTCCATCATACTGCACGATCCTTATGTAAAATCTACGGATCAAAATCTGCTTCGCTTTAACATGGATCAATATTTCACCAGGGATATGGAAAAGGCATTAAGGGAAGCCGAATATGCCTTTGTTTGTACTGCCCATAAGGTTTATGCAGAAGGTTTAGATTATATCCTTCAATCCGCGCCCAACTTAAAAGGATTATTTGATGGATGCAACATCTATTCAAAGAAAGACCTTGAATATAAAGGGATTAAACATGCAGGCATTGGGAAAGGAGAAATCTCTCCCTCCAATGCCTTCATTGAATTTGTTTACCAGTGTTTCCGCATCGTTGAGAAAGGTCTTGCTAACGAAGTCCTGAGTATGATAGAATTTCTAAACAAAAATTATGCAGACGGAGAATTTAACAAAGCTGATTTTAAAGAAGTTCAACGTTTGGCAGGCAGTTGTGTAACAGGATGTTTAATCGCCGAACCCGGTAAAATTCATCATACCAAAGATTATAAAGGTTTTATGCCCAAACTGGTTAGTTGCTCGTTTAAATCATAA